From Senegalia massiliensis, a single genomic window includes:
- a CDS encoding DsbA family oxidoreductase yields the protein MGLGIVEKLKEEYPINDIWIPYELNPDTPKEGTSLKNKFSQEKLEKMKKEIERKANTVDIEIYDLEFTSNSHNAFKVSEWAETSNKFKDFHRRVYEANFREGQNIYDKEVLAILGEDVGLKKENVYNAIDSIKYEENLKEYKKETTKKNIDTTPTFIINNEKVVIGTQPLDYFRKIFDKINI from the coding sequence ATAGGCTTAGGTATAGTCGAAAAATTAAAAGAAGAATATCCAATCAATGATATCTGGATACCTTATGAATTAAATCCTGATACTCCCAAAGAAGGAACATCTCTTAAAAATAAATTTAGTCAAGAAAAATTAGAAAAAATGAAAAAAGAAATAGAAAGAAAGGCAAATACAGTAGATATAGAAATTTATGATTTAGAATTTACTTCTAACTCACATAATGCGTTTAAGGTTTCTGAATGGGCTGAAACTTCTAACAAATTTAAGGATTTTCATAGAAGGGTATATGAAGCTAATTTTAGAGAAGGTCAAAATATTTATGATAAAGAAGTTTTAGCAATACTTGGAGAAGATGTAGGGTTGAAAAAAGAAAATGTATATAATGCAATAGATAGCATAAAATATGAAGAAAACCTTAAAGAATATAAAAAAGAAACAACTAAAAAAAATATTGATACTACTCCTACTTTTATAATAAATAACGAAAAAGTCGTAATAGGCACACAACCTTTGGATTATTTTAGAAAAATATTTGATAAAATAAACATCTAG
- a CDS encoding DegV family protein: MNKIALVTDSTCDLPKDLIDKYSIKIMPLKVIYSDGEYKDKVDITPEDIYERFDEEIPKTSLPSLGDCIELFEALKNENYTHIIVTTISGGLSGTINMMKNAKDIVEGLQIEIIDSKSLSMGLGYPVLEGAKELERTNDYYKTIQKIRNVISKTETFYVVETLEYLKKGGRIGRVEGTIGELLKIKPIISINKEGTYYTYKKVRGRNRSIKSLYNIVKEKSQNNKINVAVAHGNAYDEGMKLLDNIKQLKNVVSTTFTQISPVLVVHTGPGLIGIIISERV; this comes from the coding sequence ATGAATAAAATTGCTTTAGTAACAGATTCTACTTGTGATTTACCAAAAGATCTGATAGATAAATATAGCATAAAAATAATGCCTTTAAAAGTAATTTATTCTGATGGTGAATATAAAGATAAAGTTGATATAACACCAGAAGATATATATGAAAGATTTGATGAAGAAATTCCTAAAACTTCTTTACCTTCATTAGGAGATTGTATTGAATTATTTGAAGCGTTGAAAAATGAAAACTATACTCATATTATAGTTACAACTATTTCAGGTGGGCTAAGTGGAACAATAAATATGATGAAAAATGCTAAGGATATAGTAGAAGGATTACAAATAGAAATAATTGATTCTAAATCCTTAAGTATGGGACTAGGTTATCCTGTTTTAGAAGGTGCAAAAGAATTAGAGAGAACTAATGATTATTATAAAACTATTCAAAAGATAAGAAATGTAATATCTAAAACTGAGACATTTTATGTAGTAGAAACATTAGAATATCTAAAAAAAGGTGGAAGAATTGGTAGAGTTGAAGGGACTATAGGAGAGTTATTAAAAATAAAACCAATTATCTCAATAAACAAAGAAGGAACTTATTATACTTATAAGAAAGTAAGAGGAAGAAACAGATCTATAAAATCCTTATATAATATTGTAAAAGAAAAATCACAAAATAATAAAATTAATGTAGCTGTAGCTCATGGTAATGCTTATGATGAGGGAATGAAACTTCTTGATAATATTAAACAACTTAAAAATGTAGTTTCCACCACTTTTACTCAAATAAGTCCTGTTTTAGTAGTGCATACAGGACCAGGATTAATTGGAATAATAATATCTGAAAGAGTATAG
- a CDS encoding glycerophosphoryl diester phosphodiesterase membrane domain-containing protein, whose protein sequence is MFKNSFKDFKKVYKKYILFEIIHTIITSFLFVPIISYIVGRLLIKIGSRSLINSDVFKTVLSYEGIIGLIFISILFIIFIFIEYGVLITISQKQYFGKDISILNSFVTTVIKIPRMLSLGILPLVLLLLLLTPFVELPISNVLAKDLNLPLYVRRSIINSKFDLVIYISILVSVLYIFLRLIFTFHAIIIENKTILKSIKHSWKLTDDREIKIFLKLILYNGLVLFSGFLIVSFITFIANKLGSIIDSNYIDELFITFSSYITYIFLSMFVPTNVIFLTRLYYSRIQSFTSNVSDTLNAYRNDKFKNMEKRFYKIIYNKRYILTFILFIAITITFNVNYFFNKETIYLGRDIMIAAHRSNTVTTPENSLSAIRTALTKEINYIEVDVQLTKDKEVVLYHDISLRRLAGLSESVSQLNYNELSKVDIGSSYSNEYEGEKIPTLDEALKEVKGKMNVIVELKSYGPKKELVRKTIEIIEKNNMVDSVYIQSFDNRLLKIVRDLNPNIKIGQVMYIAAGDLSYLDVDFYTIDQNMLSNKIVRHARDNNRKIWVYTVNSETDIKEVLKYDIDGIITDYPFKVKEIIEFSF, encoded by the coding sequence ATGTTTAAAAATAGTTTTAAAGATTTTAAGAAAGTTTATAAGAAATATATTTTATTTGAAATTATACATACTATAATAACTTCTTTTTTATTTGTCCCTATTATTTCATATATAGTTGGAAGGTTATTAATTAAAATAGGTTCTAGATCATTAATTAATAGTGATGTGTTTAAAACAGTTCTTTCATACGAAGGGATAATTGGATTAATATTTATTTCTATATTATTTATTATTTTTATATTTATTGAATATGGAGTATTAATTACAATATCACAAAAACAATATTTTGGTAAAGATATATCTATATTGAATTCATTTGTAACTACTGTTATTAAAATACCTAGGATGTTAAGCTTAGGTATTTTGCCTCTCGTTCTTTTATTGCTTTTATTAACACCATTTGTAGAATTACCTATTTCAAATGTTTTAGCTAAAGATTTAAATTTGCCATTGTATGTAAGAAGAAGTATTATAAATTCTAAATTTGATTTAGTTATATATATTTCAATTTTAGTTTCAGTATTATATATTTTTTTAAGACTGATTTTTACTTTCCATGCTATTATTATTGAAAATAAAACAATATTAAAATCAATAAAGCACAGTTGGAAATTAACTGATGATAGAGAAATAAAAATATTTTTAAAACTAATTTTATACAATGGATTAGTTTTATTCTCTGGTTTTTTGATAGTGTCTTTTATTACATTTATAGCTAATAAACTTGGGTCAATAATAGATAGTAATTATATAGATGAATTATTTATAACTTTTTCAAGTTATATAACCTATATATTTTTATCTATGTTCGTACCTACAAACGTAATATTTTTAACTAGACTGTATTATTCACGCATACAAAGTTTTACATCAAATGTTAGTGATACTTTAAATGCATATAGAAATGACAAATTCAAAAATATGGAAAAAAGATTTTATAAGATTATATATAATAAAAGATATATATTAACTTTTATATTATTTATAGCTATTACAATTACATTTAATGTGAATTACTTTTTTAATAAAGAAACTATATATCTAGGTCGAGATATTATGATAGCTGCTCATAGGAGCAATACTGTAACTACTCCTGAGAATTCCCTTAGCGCAATAAGAACAGCGTTAACTAAAGAGATCAATTATATAGAAGTTGATGTACAACTCACAAAAGATAAAGAAGTAGTGTTATACCATGATATAAGTCTTAGAAGACTTGCAGGCTTAAGTGAAAGTGTATCTCAACTTAATTATAATGAGTTATCTAAAGTTGATATAGGCTCTTCATATTCCAATGAATATGAAGGAGAAAAAATTCCTACATTAGATGAAGCATTAAAGGAAGTAAAAGGTAAGATGAATGTAATAGTTGAATTAAAATCTTATGGTCCTAAAAAAGAGCTAGTAAGAAAAACTATAGAGATAATAGAAAAGAATAATATGGTAGATAGTGTATATATACAATCTTTTGACAATAGACTTCTAAAAATAGTAAGAGATTTAAATCCAAATATAAAAATAGGTCAAGTGATGTATATTGCAGCAGGGGACTTATCTTATTTAGATGTAGATTTTTATACAATTGATCAAAATATGCTTTCTAATAAAATTGTAAGACATGCTAGAGATAATAATAGAAAAATATGGGTATATACTGTTAATAGTGAAACAGATATTAAAGAAGTTTTAAAATATGATATTGATGGTATAATAACGGATTACCCTTTTAAGGTGAAAGAAATTATTGAGTTTAGTTTTTAA